In one Salipiger abyssi genomic region, the following are encoded:
- a CDS encoding corrinoid protein codes for MSDQEDDIILSELNDEELVEQMFDDLYDGMKDEIEEAVNILLERGWAPYRILTEALVGGMTIVGHDFRDGILFVPEVLLAANAMKGGMAILKPLLAETGAPTIGKMVIGTVKGDIHDIGKNLVAMMMEGAGFEVVDLGINNPVENYIEAAAAEKPDIIGMSALLTTTMPYMKVVIDAMIEQGIREDYLVLVGGAPLNEEFGKAIGADAYCRDAAVAVETAKDLITRRHNQRAAG; via the coding sequence ATGTCCGATCAGGAAGACGACATCATCCTCAGCGAACTGAACGACGAAGAGCTGGTCGAACAGATGTTCGACGATCTCTATGACGGCATGAAGGACGAGATCGAGGAGGCTGTGAACATCCTGCTCGAACGCGGCTGGGCCCCCTACCGCATCCTGACCGAGGCACTGGTCGGCGGCATGACCATCGTCGGCCACGATTTCCGCGACGGCATCCTCTTCGTGCCCGAGGTGCTTCTGGCCGCCAACGCGATGAAGGGCGGCATGGCGATCCTGAAACCGCTGCTGGCCGAAACCGGTGCGCCGACGATTGGCAAGATGGTGATCGGCACCGTCAAGGGCGACATCCACGATATCGGCAAGAACCTCGTCGCCATGATGATGGAGGGCGCCGGTTTCGAGGTGGTCGATCTCGGCATCAACAACCCGGTGGAGAATTATATCGAGGCGGCGGCGGCGGAAAAGCCCGACATCATCGGCATGTCGGCGCTGCTGACCACCACCATGCCCTATATGAAGGTGGTGATCGACGCGATGATCGAACAGGGCATCCGCGAGGATTACCTGGTGCTGGTGGGCGGCGCACCGCTCAACGAGGAGTTCGGCAAGGCCATCGGCGCCGACGCCTATTGTCGCGACGCCGCCGTGGCTGTGGAAACCGCCAAGGACCTGATCACGCGGCGCCACAACCAGCGCGCCGCCGGCTGA
- a CDS encoding virulence factor — protein MPEVTIVYWRDIPAQVIVGRGRRGAKAALPERFEQAIDRAAMKVGASDTDAYLAEWRKGDPVSAEGDPQALAEAEAARIDTEYDRDRLKALIGNDGWAHAPR, from the coding sequence ATGCCCGAGGTCACCATTGTCTACTGGCGCGACATCCCGGCGCAGGTCATCGTCGGCCGCGGCCGCCGGGGCGCCAAGGCCGCGCTGCCCGAACGGTTCGAGCAGGCGATCGACCGCGCGGCGATGAAGGTGGGCGCGTCGGACACCGACGCCTATCTCGCCGAATGGCGCAAGGGCGATCCCGTTTCGGCGGAGGGCGATCCGCAGGCGCTGGCCGAGGCCGAGGCCGCACGGATCGACACTGAGTATGATCGGGACCGGCTGAAGGCCCTGATCGGCAATGACGGTTGGGCGCACGCCCCGAGATGA
- a CDS encoding N-(5'-phosphoribosyl)anthranilate isomerase has translation MKDMPLPISPDRWLGHLFASRAAASGGVVRRSTRDIERIVGRERFLAELDRRGFRAVENAGQIIVFCNRDAVRILR, from the coding sequence ATGAAAGACATGCCGCTTCCGATCTCGCCCGACCGCTGGCTCGGCCATCTCTTCGCCTCGCGCGCGGCGGCCTCGGGCGGTGTCGTGCGGCGCAGCACCCGGGATATCGAGCGGATCGTCGGGCGCGAGAGGTTCCTGGCCGAGCTCGATCGGCGCGGCTTTCGCGCGGTCGAGAATGCCGGGCAGATCATCGTCTTCTGCAACCGCGATGCGGTGAGGATTCTGCGCTGA
- a CDS encoding Ppx/GppA phosphatase family protein produces the protein MAPRRPRGAGAFPKPVESPAPIPPDPNALYAALDLGTNSCRMLIAQPKGSQFHVVDSFSKSVQLGHGLERSGRLSRASMTRTIGALRVCQQKIRRHNVTHMRLVATEACRRAQNARDFIRQVRRETGLSLEIIQPEEEARLAVISCAPLVSTRTEQLLVVDIGGGSTELVWIDLSSVPRRDRPAAIMRLHAGFHPPESPFPAAKVVDWISVPLGVATLRDQFSDVEDDAARYALMSWFFEEQLSEFAPYKDVQAREGFQIVGTSGTVTTVAASHLGLRRYDRTKVDGLRMSSDQIEAVIQRYLDLGPVGRRRDPRIGQDRQTLIMSGAAILQALLRLWPTDRLSVADRGLREGLLYAQMSADGVLEDGPL, from the coding sequence ATGGCGCCCAGGCGTCCCAGAGGTGCGGGCGCTTTCCCGAAACCGGTCGAGAGCCCCGCGCCGATACCGCCCGATCCAAATGCGCTCTATGCCGCGCTGGATCTGGGTACGAACAGTTGCCGCATGTTGATTGCCCAGCCAAAGGGCAGCCAATTCCATGTGGTCGACTCATTCTCGAAATCCGTTCAGCTCGGGCATGGCCTTGAGCGGAGCGGGCGGCTTTCGCGTGCCTCGATGACGCGCACCATCGGCGCGCTGCGGGTCTGTCAGCAAAAGATCAGGCGGCATAATGTGACCCATATGCGGCTGGTGGCGACCGAGGCCTGCCGCCGGGCACAGAACGCGCGCGATTTCATCCGGCAGGTGCGCCGCGAGACCGGGCTCTCGCTCGAAATCATCCAGCCGGAGGAGGAGGCGCGGCTTGCGGTGATTTCCTGCGCGCCGCTGGTCTCGACCCGGACCGAGCAGCTTCTGGTGGTCGATATCGGCGGCGGCTCGACCGAGCTGGTCTGGATCGACCTCTCTTCCGTGCCCCGGCGCGACCGTCCGGCGGCGATCATGCGGCTGCATGCGGGTTTTCACCCGCCCGAAAGCCCGTTTCCGGCGGCCAAGGTGGTCGACTGGATCTCGGTGCCGCTGGGGGTGGCGACGCTGCGCGACCAGTTCTCCGATGTCGAGGACGATGCGGCGCGCTATGCGCTGATGAGCTGGTTCTTCGAAGAGCAGCTCTCGGAATTCGCCCCTTACAAGGATGTGCAGGCGCGCGAGGGCTTCCAGATCGTCGGCACCAGCGGCACGGTCACCACGGTGGCGGCCTCGCATCTCGGGCTGCGGCGCTACGACCGCACCAAGGTGGACGGGCTGCGCATGTCGTCGGACCAGATCGAGGCGGTGATCCAGCGCTATCTCGATCTGGGGCCGGTGGGGCGGCGGCGCGATCCGCGTATCGGCCAGGACCGGCAGACGCTGATCATGTCCGGCGCGGCGATCCTCCAGGCGCTGCTGCGGCTCTGGCCGACCGACCGGCTGTCGGTCGCCGACCGGGGGCTGCGCGAGGGGCTGCTTTATGCCCAGATGTCCGCCGATGGCGTGCTGGAGGACGGGCCGCTCTGA
- a CDS encoding methyltetrahydrofolate cobalamin methyltransferase produces MTRTVLESQTKTVTIGFDEPFCVIGERINPTGRKKLAAELEAGDFSTVEKDALAQVAAGAGVLDINAGVVYNSNPNPNETEPPLMRSIVELVQGLVDVPLCIDSSVPGALEAGLEAANGRPLLNSVTGEEERLELVLPLVKKYNVPVVAISNDDTGISEDPDVRFAVAKKIVERAADFGVPAHDIVVDPLVMPIGAMATAGQQVFALVRRLREELGVNTTCGASNISFGLPNRHGVNNAFLPMAIGAGMTSAIMNPVALPVAQSKIAAKREEVAAAGVILPEDMDDETFVTLFGMGSTRSKPGSEMAAIRAANLLVNQDPHGGAWIAFNKALEAGGEAAAGGRGGRRGGGRRRRA; encoded by the coding sequence ATGACCAGGACCGTTCTCGAGTCCCAGACCAAGACCGTCACCATCGGCTTTGACGAGCCGTTCTGCGTGATCGGCGAGCGCATCAACCCCACCGGCCGCAAGAAACTCGCAGCCGAGCTTGAGGCCGGCGATTTCTCGACCGTGGAAAAGGACGCGCTGGCGCAGGTCGCCGCCGGGGCCGGCGTGCTCGATATCAATGCGGGCGTGGTCTACAACTCCAATCCCAACCCGAACGAGACCGAACCGCCGCTGATGCGCTCCATCGTCGAGCTGGTGCAGGGGCTGGTGGATGTGCCGCTCTGCATCGACAGCTCAGTGCCTGGCGCGCTGGAGGCGGGGCTCGAGGCCGCCAATGGCCGCCCGCTGCTGAACTCGGTCACCGGCGAGGAAGAGCGGCTGGAGCTGGTGCTGCCGCTGGTCAAGAAATACAACGTGCCGGTGGTGGCGATCTCCAACGACGACACCGGCATTTCCGAAGATCCCGACGTGCGCTTTGCCGTGGCGAAAAAGATCGTCGAGCGCGCCGCCGATTTCGGCGTTCCCGCGCATGACATCGTGGTCGACCCGCTGGTGATGCCCATCGGCGCCATGGCCACCGCCGGCCAGCAGGTCTTTGCCCTCGTGCGCCGCCTGCGCGAGGAGCTGGGGGTGAACACCACCTGCGGCGCGTCGAACATCTCCTTCGGCCTGCCCAACCGGCATGGCGTCAACAACGCCTTCCTGCCCATGGCCATCGGCGCCGGCATGACCTCGGCGATCATGAACCCGGTCGCCCTGCCCGTCGCCCAGAGCAAGATCGCCGCCAAGCGCGAAGAGGTTGCGGCGGCGGGGGTGATCCTGCCGGAGGACATGGATGACGAGACCTTCGTGACGCTGTTCGGCATGGGCTCCACCCGCTCGAAACCGGGCTCGGAAATGGCCGCGATCCGCGCTGCCAACCTGCTGGTCAACCAGGATCCGCATGGCGGCGCCTGGATCGCCTTCAACAAGGCGCTGGAGGCCGGCGGCGAGGCAGCGGCTGGCGGTCGCGGCGGGCGCCGGGGCGGTGGACGCCGCCGCCGCGCCTGA
- a CDS encoding DUF1638 domain-containing protein, translating into MTGTPDDTGLTHRGLAASGAGRILLIACGALAREILALRDRHGWDHLDLTCLPAILHNHPEKITDAVRDAVEAHRDDYARICVVYADCGTGGRLQTACDALGVEMVPGPHCYAFYEGLDRFAQYDEPTSFYLTDFLVRQFDAFVWKPLGLDRHPQLREMYFGNYETLVYQAQTDDPALTALAEAHATRLGLRFERRFTGYGDLETRMARWAGGH; encoded by the coding sequence ATGACGGGCACGCCTGACGATACGGGGCTGACGCATCGGGGCCTTGCCGCCTCTGGTGCGGGCCGTATCCTGCTGATTGCCTGCGGCGCCCTCGCCCGCGAGATTCTCGCGCTTCGCGACCGGCACGGCTGGGACCATCTCGATCTCACCTGCCTGCCCGCGATCCTGCACAACCATCCCGAAAAGATCACCGATGCGGTGCGCGACGCGGTCGAGGCGCATCGCGACGACTATGCGCGCATCTGCGTGGTCTATGCCGATTGCGGCACCGGCGGGCGCTTGCAGACGGCTTGCGACGCGCTGGGGGTCGAGATGGTGCCCGGCCCGCATTGCTATGCCTTCTACGAGGGGCTCGACCGTTTCGCGCAATATGACGAGCCGACGAGCTTCTATCTCACCGATTTCCTGGTGCGCCAGTTCGACGCCTTCGTCTGGAAGCCGCTCGGGCTCGACCGCCACCCGCAGCTGCGCGAGATGTATTTCGGCAATTACGAAACGCTGGTCTATCAGGCGCAGACCGACGATCCGGCGCTGACCGCGCTGGCAGAGGCGCATGCAACACGGCTGGGCCTGCGCTTCGAGCGCCGGTTTACCGGCTACGGCGATCTCGAAACCCGGATGGCACGCTGGGCCGGCGGGCACTAA
- a CDS encoding 5,10-methylenetetrahydrofolate reductase, with amino-acid sequence MALLNFRKPKPAVPGASLESFLAGYSIEVMPRTAAKVEDFRALLPRGTRVYIAHIDGTPIEEMVDTARRLAGEGFEVMPHFPARIISDKAMLADWIARYQGEAGVHQGLILAGGVDTPKGDFHSSMQLLETGLFDKAGFDRLHVAGHPEGNRDIDPDGGDDTVMQAARWKQDFSERTDARMALVTQFAFEAEPILAWGQRLRDAGVTLPIHIGLAGPAKLQTLIKFAVACGVGPSLRVLQKRALDVGKLLLPYEPTELAAELAAKKAADPDFPIEQAHLFPLGGIKTCATWASDHGGASALPAARAV; translated from the coding sequence ATGGCCCTTCTGAACTTCCGCAAACCGAAACCGGCCGTGCCCGGTGCCTCGCTGGAAAGCTTCCTTGCGGGCTATTCCATCGAGGTGATGCCGCGCACCGCCGCCAAGGTCGAGGATTTCCGCGCCCTCCTGCCCCGGGGCACCCGGGTCTATATCGCGCATATCGACGGCACGCCCATCGAGGAGATGGTCGATACCGCCAGACGGCTGGCCGGCGAAGGCTTTGAGGTCATGCCGCATTTCCCCGCCCGGATCATCTCGGACAAAGCGATGCTGGCCGACTGGATCGCCCGCTATCAGGGCGAGGCCGGCGTGCACCAAGGGCTGATCCTCGCCGGCGGCGTCGATACGCCCAAAGGTGATTTCCATTCCTCCATGCAGCTGCTGGAGACCGGGCTTTTCGACAAGGCGGGATTTGACCGGCTGCATGTGGCGGGCCACCCCGAGGGCAACCGCGATATCGACCCCGATGGCGGCGACGACACCGTCATGCAGGCGGCGCGCTGGAAGCAGGACTTCTCCGAGCGCACCGATGCGCGCATGGCGCTGGTGACGCAGTTCGCCTTCGAGGCTGAGCCGATCCTCGCCTGGGGCCAGCGGCTGCGCGACGCGGGCGTGACCCTGCCGATCCATATCGGGCTCGCCGGCCCCGCCAAGCTTCAGACGCTGATCAAGTTCGCCGTCGCCTGCGGCGTCGGTCCGTCGCTGCGCGTGCTCCAGAAACGCGCGCTCGATGTCGGCAAGCTGCTGCTGCCCTATGAGCCCACCGAACTCGCCGCCGAGCTCGCCGCGAAGAAGGCCGCCGATCCGGACTTCCCCATCGAGCAGGCGCATCTCTTCCCGCTCGGCGGGATCAAGACCTGTGCGACCTGGGCGTCGGATCACGGCGGCGCCTCCGCCCTGCCCGCCGCGCGCGCGGTCTGA
- a CDS encoding divergent polysaccharide deacteylase family protein, which translates to MARGFLAGAIWGVVVSAVGAGALSVAMGPPERKIAPAAPVTEAPLPGTENAAAGDGLPEAAPEMDTPVSGPAPEESGGEDMLAGEAAPELESEDSVALSDPAPAPAPVAPAETDTVLKPDTPAGMAEVEAEPAPALPEADNTPPEAATELDTPAAPETPADAAPVAGAGMSESPQRADATPPGSPAQEAAPEMETSSAEPPLPAPLDDPENTPAEVDSPEVEPEAPESEPSQIATDDDAEEDAETRPSVGTPAGSLIGREGAVPTGRLPSVADEAAEGDDAPAAASGDLPPLERFAADPGAVPDGPRMAIVLIDDGSGPLGPDTVGEFPFPVSFALTPSHPDVAATAVAYRAGGFEVLTMAGVPEGARAADVEVSLEGALGAVPEAIGVLEDPEEGLQASRAVSEQAAQFLQASGHGLVMLPKGLNTGQALAQREGVPAVTVFRDFDGEGQDPRVMRRFLDQAAFKARQEGAVVMLGRLRADTVSALLLWGLQDRASSVALVPVSLLLQESVAAE; encoded by the coding sequence ATGGCACGAGGGTTTCTGGCAGGCGCGATCTGGGGCGTTGTGGTCTCGGCGGTCGGGGCCGGGGCGCTGTCGGTGGCGATGGGGCCGCCGGAGCGCAAGATTGCGCCGGCCGCGCCGGTGACCGAGGCGCCGCTTCCCGGGACAGAGAATGCTGCCGCCGGGGACGGACTGCCGGAGGCGGCGCCCGAGATGGACACGCCCGTATCGGGGCCCGCGCCGGAGGAAAGCGGCGGCGAGGATATGCTGGCCGGGGAGGCCGCGCCCGAGCTGGAGAGCGAGGATTCGGTTGCGTTGAGCGATCCGGCGCCGGCGCCGGCCCCTGTCGCGCCCGCAGAGACCGACACCGTTCTGAAGCCCGACACACCCGCCGGCATGGCGGAGGTGGAGGCCGAGCCTGCCCCGGCGCTGCCCGAGGCGGACAACACGCCGCCAGAGGCAGCCACCGAGCTCGACACACCCGCCGCGCCGGAAACGCCCGCCGATGCCGCGCCGGTCGCCGGCGCCGGAATGAGCGAGAGCCCGCAGCGCGCCGACGCCACCCCGCCGGGCTCTCCGGCGCAGGAGGCGGCGCCGGAGATGGAAACCAGCAGCGCCGAACCGCCGCTGCCGGCACCGCTCGATGATCCGGAAAACACACCCGCAGAGGTGGATTCGCCCGAGGTCGAGCCAGAAGCGCCGGAGTCCGAACCGTCGCAGATCGCCACGGACGATGATGCCGAAGAGGACGCGGAAACGCGCCCCTCGGTCGGTACGCCCGCCGGCTCTCTGATCGGCCGCGAGGGCGCGGTGCCGACCGGACGGCTGCCCAGCGTCGCGGATGAGGCCGCAGAGGGTGACGACGCGCCTGCCGCAGCGTCCGGAGACCTGCCGCCGCTGGAGCGCTTTGCCGCCGATCCCGGCGCTGTGCCGGACGGGCCGCGCATGGCGATTGTGCTCATCGACGACGGCAGCGGCCCGCTCGGGCCCGATACGGTGGGCGAATTCCCGTTTCCGGTGAGTTTCGCGCTGACGCCCTCGCATCCCGACGTGGCGGCGACGGCGGTGGCCTATCGCGCCGGCGGCTTCGAGGTGCTGACCATGGCCGGCGTGCCCGAGGGCGCGCGCGCCGCCGATGTCGAGGTGTCGCTCGAAGGCGCGCTCGGTGCTGTACCCGAAGCAATCGGCGTGCTCGAGGATCCGGAAGAGGGGCTGCAAGCCTCGCGTGCGGTCTCGGAGCAGGCGGCGCAGTTCCTGCAAGCGTCGGGCCACGGGCTGGTGATGCTGCCCAAGGGGCTCAACACCGGCCAGGCGCTGGCGCAGCGCGAGGGCGTGCCCGCGGTGACCGTGTTCCGCGATTTCGACGGCGAGGGGCAAGACCCGCGCGTCATGCGCCGCTTTCTCGACCAGGCCGCCTTCAAGGCGCGGCAGGAGGGCGCGGTGGTGATGCTGGGACGGCTGCGCGCCGATACGGTTTCGGCACTGTTGCTCTGGGGGCTTCAGGACCGCGCCAGCAGCGTGGCGCTGGTGCCGGTCTCGCTGTTGCTGCAAGAGAGCGTCGCGGCGGAGTAG
- a CDS encoding PA0069 family radical SAM protein has translation MTDSPRSVAPERRRARGAASRETGRFERLHYEDTHDGWEIEEELVPLRTEIREERPRSLINYVRSPDLPFDRTINPYRGCEHGCIYCFARPSHAYLGLSPGLDFETRLVARPEAPQMLERELRAKRYKVAPLAIGTNTDPYQPAERDRRIMRGCLEVLRDFRHPLAIVTKGALVERDIDILGEMAAEGLVRVGISVTTLDADLARKMEPRAPSPRRRLAAIRRLSAAGIPVRVMASPIVPALSDPELERILEAGAEAGATAASWIMLRLPLEVAPLWRAWLEEHYPGRAARVMARLREMHGGQDYSSRWHHRMRGEGPYAEIVAQRFDKAARRLGLDAEQPRLRCDLFRVPARAGDQLSLF, from the coding sequence ATGACCGACAGCCCCCGATCCGTCGCGCCCGAGCGCCGCCGCGCCCGTGGCGCCGCCAGCCGCGAGACCGGGCGGTTCGAGCGGCTGCATTACGAGGACACGCATGACGGCTGGGAGATCGAGGAGGAGCTGGTGCCGCTGCGCACCGAGATCCGCGAGGAGCGACCGCGCAGCCTGATCAATTATGTGCGCTCGCCGGATCTGCCCTTCGACCGCACGATCAACCCCTATCGCGGCTGCGAGCATGGCTGCATCTACTGCTTCGCGCGGCCCAGCCACGCCTATCTCGGGCTCTCGCCAGGGCTCGATTTCGAAACCCGGCTGGTGGCGCGACCAGAGGCGCCGCAAATGCTCGAGCGTGAACTGCGGGCGAAGCGTTACAAGGTGGCGCCGCTGGCAATCGGCACCAATACCGACCCCTACCAGCCGGCGGAGCGCGACCGGCGCATCATGCGCGGCTGTCTGGAGGTGCTGCGGGACTTCCGCCACCCGCTGGCCATCGTCACCAAGGGCGCGCTGGTGGAACGCGATATCGACATTCTGGGCGAGATGGCGGCAGAGGGGCTGGTGCGGGTGGGAATCTCGGTCACCACGCTGGATGCGGATCTGGCGCGAAAGATGGAGCCGCGTGCGCCCTCGCCGCGCCGGCGGCTGGCGGCGATCCGGCGGCTCAGCGCAGCGGGGATCCCGGTGCGGGTCATGGCCTCGCCCATCGTGCCGGCGCTGAGCGATCCCGAGCTTGAGCGTATCCTGGAGGCCGGGGCGGAAGCGGGGGCGACGGCGGCGAGCTGGATCATGCTGCGGCTGCCGCTGGAGGTGGCGCCGCTCTGGCGCGCCTGGCTGGAGGAGCATTATCCGGGCCGTGCGGCGCGGGTGATGGCGCGGCTGCGCGAGATGCATGGCGGGCAGGACTATTCATCGCGCTGGCATCACCGGATGCGCGGCGAGGGGCCTTATGCAGAGATCGTGGCGCAGCGCTTCGACAAGGCGGCGCGGCGGCTGGGGCTCGATGCGGAACAACCGCGCCTGCGCTGCGATCTGTTCCGGGTGCCGGCGCGGGCAGGGGATCAGCTGAGCCTGTTCTGA
- a CDS encoding sulfotransferase family 2 domain-containing protein produces the protein MVIAVDAHRIAYMALPKAGCSTVKAALAKIDPAVTLPPEDQRDVTTWHRIYPTRRFRPHRWERYETYWRFCVVRDPLKRLLSVYTNRVVEFRDLHNCRKILRGRVDLPKDPDPDFFFQNLRAYVQASSAIKHHAMPAWLFLGPDLRRYDRIYRTAELSRFGLDLAERTGLPVDIAQENSSTARLGLADLRPETHAAIRDYLDDEYGYLSDFFDNPFARDQHVSCTVPRPRVS, from the coding sequence ATGGTTATCGCGGTCGATGCGCACAGGATCGCCTATATGGCGCTGCCCAAGGCCGGCTGTTCCACCGTCAAGGCGGCGCTCGCCAAGATCGACCCCGCCGTGACCCTGCCGCCCGAAGATCAGCGCGACGTCACGACCTGGCACCGGATCTATCCGACCCGGCGCTTTCGCCCGCATCGCTGGGAGCGCTACGAGACCTACTGGCGGTTCTGCGTCGTGCGCGACCCGCTCAAGCGGCTGCTTTCCGTCTACACCAACCGGGTGGTGGAGTTCCGCGATCTGCACAATTGCCGCAAGATCCTGCGCGGGCGCGTCGATCTGCCCAAAGACCCCGATCCGGATTTCTTTTTCCAGAACCTGCGCGCCTACGTGCAGGCCTCTTCTGCGATCAAGCATCATGCCATGCCGGCCTGGCTGTTTCTCGGGCCGGATCTGCGCCGCTACGACCGGATCTACCGCACCGCCGAGCTGAGCCGGTTCGGGCTAGATCTGGCAGAGCGCACGGGGCTGCCGGTCGACATCGCGCAGGAGAATTCCAGCACCGCGAGGCTCGGCCTGGCGGATCTGCGCCCCGAGACCCACGCGGCGATCCGCGACTATCTCGACGACGAATACGGCTATCTGTCGGATTTCTTCGACAATCCCTTCGCCCGGGACCAGCATGTCTCTTGCACGGTGCCGCGCCCCCGCGTATCCTAG
- a CDS encoding HAD family hydrolase has product MTKALLFDLDGTLLVSDPLHIAVFGEFFAERGLPYSEEIYHRKIHGAHNAEIFPQLFPGEDAQALAAEKEARFRARLSPGTPPMPGAKELLDRAAREGWAVAVVTNAPRDNAEHMMRAIGLDGYFDVLVIGDECARGKPDPEPYLEAMRRLGVRPQDCIAFEDSQSGMRAASRSGAFAIGICSGLAPDRLREAGAKATITDFRDDALPGLLARIEGETTS; this is encoded by the coding sequence ATGACCAAAGCGCTCCTCTTCGATCTCGACGGCACGCTGCTGGTCTCCGATCCGCTGCATATCGCGGTGTTCGGCGAGTTCTTTGCCGAGCGTGGCCTGCCCTATTCCGAAGAGATCTATCACCGGAAGATCCACGGCGCGCATAATGCCGAGATCTTTCCGCAGCTCTTTCCGGGCGAGGACGCGCAGGCGCTGGCCGCCGAAAAGGAGGCGCGGTTTCGCGCCCGGCTGAGCCCCGGCACGCCGCCGATGCCCGGCGCGAAAGAGCTGCTCGACCGGGCGGCGCGCGAGGGCTGGGCGGTGGCGGTGGTGACCAACGCGCCGCGCGACAATGCCGAGCATATGATGCGCGCCATCGGGCTCGACGGCTATTTCGACGTGCTCGTGATCGGCGACGAATGCGCGCGCGGCAAGCCCGATCCGGAGCCTTATCTCGAAGCGATGCGGCGGCTGGGCGTGCGGCCGCAGGATTGCATCGCCTTCGAGGACAGCCAGAGCGGCATGCGCGCCGCGTCGCGCTCCGGCGCCTTCGCCATCGGCATCTGCTCGGGGCTGGCGCCCGACCGGCTGCGCGAGGCGGGCGCAAAGGCCACGATCACCGATTTCAGGGATGACGCGCTGCCGGGGCTTCTGGCACGTATTGAGGGAGAGACCACATCATGA
- the bmt gene encoding betaine--homocysteine S-methyltransferase produces the protein MTDALTEMLSTRDWLMADGATGTNLFNMGLSSGDAPEFWNEDHPDRIRKLYRDAVEAGSDLFLTNSFGANASRLKLHDAAHRARELSRMAAELGREVADAAGRKVVVAGSVGPTGEIMGAVGTLSHEAAVEMFEETATGLKEGGADVLWVETISAPEEFRAAAEAFANVGMPWCGTMSFDTAGRTMMGLTSEAFVNLVEALPNPPIAFGANCGVGASDLMRTVLGFAATGTERPIIAKGNAGIPRYEDGHIHYNGTPELMGEYAVLARDAGARIIGGCCGTMPEHLRAMRHALETRPKGPRPTLETVAEALGGFSSESDGTGDTSGAPKRERRGRRRG, from the coding sequence ATGACCGACGCACTGACCGAGATGCTCTCCACCCGCGACTGGCTGATGGCCGACGGGGCGACCGGCACCAACCTCTTCAATATGGGGCTGAGCTCGGGCGATGCGCCGGAATTCTGGAACGAGGATCACCCCGACCGCATCCGCAAGCTCTATCGCGACGCGGTGGAGGCGGGCTCTGACCTGTTCCTGACCAACAGTTTCGGCGCCAATGCCTCGCGGCTGAAGCTGCACGATGCCGCCCACCGCGCCCGCGAGCTGTCGCGCATGGCCGCGGAGCTGGGCCGCGAGGTGGCCGATGCCGCCGGGCGCAAGGTGGTGGTGGCGGGCTCGGTCGGGCCCACCGGCGAGATCATGGGCGCCGTCGGCACACTCAGCCACGAGGCGGCGGTGGAGATGTTCGAAGAGACCGCCACCGGGCTCAAGGAGGGCGGCGCCGATGTGCTCTGGGTCGAGACGATCTCGGCGCCCGAGGAGTTCCGCGCCGCCGCCGAGGCCTTTGCCAATGTGGGCATGCCCTGGTGCGGCACCATGAGCTTTGACACCGCCGGGCGCACGATGATGGGTCTGACCTCGGAGGCGTTTGTGAATCTGGTCGAGGCCCTGCCGAACCCACCCATCGCCTTCGGGGCCAATTGCGGCGTCGGCGCCTCGGATCTGATGCGCACGGTGCTGGGCTTTGCCGCCACCGGCACCGAACGGCCGATCATCGCCAAGGGCAATGCCGGCATCCCGCGCTACGAGGACGGGCATATCCATTACAACGGCACGCCGGAACTGATGGGGGAATATGCGGTGCTGGCGCGCGATGCCGGGGCGCGGATCATCGGCGGTTGCTGCGGCACCATGCCGGAGCATCTGCGCGCCATGCGCCACGCGCTGGAGACCCGCCCCAAAGGCCCGCGTCCGACGCTGGAGACCGTGGCGGAGGCGCTGGGCGGGTTCAGCTCGGAAAGCGATGGCACCGGCGATACCAGCGGCGCGCCGAAACGCGAGCGCCGGGGGCGGCGTCGCGGGTAA